One region of Enterobacter ludwigii genomic DNA includes:
- a CDS encoding CDP-alcohol phosphatidyltransferase family protein, translating to MLDRHIHPRVKPALNRLAAWLDKPGITPDGLTVAGFVVGVLALPFLALGWYLAALVAIVFNRLLDGLDGALARRRGLTDAGGFLDIALDFLFYALVPFGFALAAPEENALAAAWLLFAFIGTGSSFLAFAALAAKHDIDNPGYAHKSFYYIGGLTEGTETIALFVLCCLFPAHFTLFAWVFGALCWLTTTTRIWSGYVTLKSLNS from the coding sequence ATGCTTGATCGACATATCCATCCACGGGTAAAGCCCGCCCTTAACCGGCTGGCGGCCTGGCTGGATAAACCCGGTATTACGCCCGACGGATTAACCGTGGCCGGGTTTGTCGTGGGCGTGCTGGCGCTACCGTTTCTGGCCCTCGGTTGGTATCTTGCCGCGCTTGTCGCCATCGTATTTAACCGCCTGCTGGATGGTCTGGACGGCGCGCTGGCACGGAGGAGAGGGCTGACGGATGCTGGAGGCTTTCTCGATATCGCTCTCGATTTTCTGTTCTATGCCCTGGTGCCGTTTGGCTTTGCACTGGCAGCTCCCGAAGAGAATGCGCTGGCCGCCGCCTGGCTGCTGTTCGCCTTTATCGGCACCGGCAGCAGCTTTCTGGCCTTTGCCGCGCTGGCGGCGAAACACGATATCGACAACCCGGGCTACGCGCACAAATCGTTTTATTACATCGGTGGTTTAACAGAAGGGACAGAGACCATTGCGCTGTTTGTACTGTGCTGCCTGTTTCCGGCGCACTTTACGCTTTTCGCGTGGGTATTCGGCGCGTTGTGCTGGCTGACCACCACAACGCGCATCTGGAGCGGTTATGTGACGTTGAAGTCACTCAATTCTTAG